In Capsicum annuum cultivar UCD-10X-F1 chromosome 11, UCD10Xv1.1, whole genome shotgun sequence, one genomic interval encodes:
- the LOC107847614 gene encoding protein trichome birefringence-like 38 yields MGTVFIEKFCFVVVVVLAVLIGSSEANGCDLFEGSWMHYFRKQMHCSSEQMHCYSKQMHRSSELMHCFSKLMQCFDEMAQCFDEMTQCFIQTRMNNTTRIIVSKQEQANVVRSNCNLFEGSWVIDDDVIEPLYNTTTCPFIRSTFNCTKRPDRQYLKYKWQPSGCDLPKFDGSAFLRKYKGKQIMFIGDSLSLNNYDSFLCLLYVSVPGVNHHTKSTNQSVTVIFEDYRVSVTLFNSLFLVDVEVEPNIGRVLKLNSIKNGEIWKQADILIVNTWLWWTRGGPKQPWDYIEDTDGKLVKEMNRVIAFRRGLNTWTKWVEREVDLTKTKVFYQGQAGSHHHGEDWGEPGVKGCSNQTTPVVGSIYPSGLPLPAQIMKQVLKNMTNSIFLLDITILSHLRKDGHPANHNGYSGFDCTHFCLPGVPDTWNQLFYASLLKLTS; encoded by the exons ATGGGCACAGTGTTTATTGAGAAGTTTTGctttgtagttgttgttgttttagcAGTGTTAATTGGCTCATCAGAAGCAAATGGCTGTGATTTATTTGAAGGAAGTTGG ATGCACTATTTCCGTAAACAGATGCACTGTTCCAGTGAACAGATGCACTGTTACAGTAAACAGATGCACCGTTCcagtgaactgatgcactgtttcaGCAAACTGATGCAATGTTTCGATGAAATGGCACAATGTTTCGATGAAATGACACAATGTTTCATACAAACTAGGAT GAATAATACAACAAGAATAATAGTATCAAAACAAGAACAAGCAAATGTAGTTAGAAGTAATTGCAATTTGTTTGAAGGGAGTTGGGTGATTGACGATGATGTTATTGAGCCTTTGTATAACACAACTACTTGTCCATTCATTCGATCGACATTTAATTGTACCAAACGGCCTGATCGTCAATATCTTAAGTATAAATGGCAACCTTCTGGTTGCGATTTACCAAA GTTTGATGGTAGTGCATTTTTGAGGAAATACAAGGGGAAGCAGATAATGTTTATTGGGGATTCACTAAGtctaaataattatgattcaTTCTTATGTTTGCTTTATGTTTCAGTGCCTGGAGTGAACCACCACaccaaatcaaccaaccaaagtGTTACTGTAATTTTTGAg GATTATAGAGTTTCAGTCACATTATTCAACTCATTATTCCTAGTAGATGTTGAAGTGGAGCCCAATATTGGAAGAGTATTAAAACTCAATTCCattaaaaatggagaaatttgGAAGCAAGCTGATATTTTGATCGTCAATACTTGGCTTTGGTGGACTAGGGGAGGGCCAAAGCAACC TTGGGATTATATTGAGGATACTGATGGCAAGTTAGTAAAGGAAATGAATCGTGTGATTGCATTTCGAAGAGGATTAAACACATGGACCAAATGGGTTGAGAGGGAAGTGGATCTAACCAAAACCAAAGTTTTCTATCAAGGCCAAGCTGGTTCTCATCATCA TGGAGAAGATTGGGGTGAGCCTGGAGTGAAGGGTTGCTCAAATCAAACAACACCAGTTGTTGGATCAATTTACCCAAGTGGATTGCCTTTACCTGCACAAATTATGAAACAAGTGTTGAAGAACATGACAAATTCAATATTCCTTCTTGATATTACGATACTTTCTCATTTGAGAAAAGATGGACATCCAGCCAATCATAATGGCTATTCAGGCTTTGATTGTACACATTTTTGCCTTCCTGGTGTTCCTGATACTTGGAACCAACTCTTTTATGCTTCTCTTCTAAAATTAACGTCTTAA